The following are encoded together in the Timaviella obliquedivisa GSE-PSE-MK23-08B genome:
- the metG gene encoding methionine--tRNA ligase has product MSSNDKQNTFAITTPLYYVNDLPHIGSAYTTIAVDVISRFQRLRGKSVLMVTGTDEHGQKIQRTAEALGRSPQEHCDTVAAGFQALWELLNIQCDRFIRTTDPRHEVIVREFFQRVWNNGDIYLGQQKGWYCVSCEEFKEERDLLDGHRCAIHINKEAEWRDEQNYFFRLSKYQEPLENLYQAQPDFIQPESRRNEVLSFVSQGLQDFSISRVNMDWGFPIPADPKHTIYVWFDALLGYVTALLPPNVEPSLENAIDQWFPFNLHMVGKDILRFHAIYWPAMLMSAELPLPGKIFGHGFLTKDGQKMGKSLGNVVDPFDLTQRYGSDAVRYYFLKEIEFGRDGDFNETRFVNILNADLANDLGNLLNRTLKMVLKYGKAQVPNISPDVVPKDSILRSKGEVLSSVVTQAYEALAFSQACESVLALIRASNKFVDEQAPWTLYKQGQQVELEQVLYTVLETVRLAAYLLSPVIPNLSNAIYRQLGYTADFNDPKVNQVLPFAEHTEWGVLSGGQPLGEPQSIFPRLDLPPEAL; this is encoded by the coding sequence ATGAGTTCTAACGATAAACAAAACACATTTGCCATCACAACTCCTCTCTACTATGTGAATGATTTGCCGCACATTGGCAGCGCATACACCACGATCGCAGTAGATGTCATTTCTCGATTTCAGAGGTTACGAGGCAAGTCTGTTCTCATGGTGACAGGAACCGATGAGCATGGGCAAAAAATTCAACGCACTGCTGAGGCACTCGGACGATCGCCTCAAGAGCACTGCGATACAGTAGCAGCAGGCTTTCAGGCACTTTGGGAATTGTTAAACATTCAGTGCGATCGCTTCATCCGTACTACCGATCCCCGCCATGAAGTGATTGTGCGCGAATTCTTTCAACGAGTTTGGAACAATGGAGATATTTATTTAGGGCAGCAGAAAGGTTGGTACTGCGTCTCCTGCGAAGAATTTAAGGAAGAACGAGACCTCTTAGATGGGCATCGGTGCGCGATCCACATCAACAAAGAAGCAGAATGGCGTGATGAGCAAAACTATTTTTTCCGTCTCTCCAAATACCAAGAACCCCTTGAAAATCTCTATCAAGCCCAGCCCGACTTTATTCAACCTGAAAGTCGCCGCAATGAGGTCTTAAGCTTTGTCAGCCAAGGGCTACAAGACTTCTCAATTTCACGGGTCAACATGGATTGGGGCTTTCCGATCCCCGCCGATCCCAAGCACACTATTTATGTTTGGTTTGACGCGCTTCTCGGCTATGTCACAGCCCTACTCCCCCCTAATGTTGAGCCTTCCTTGGAAAACGCCATAGACCAATGGTTTCCCTTCAACCTACACATGGTTGGGAAAGATATCTTGCGATTTCATGCCATCTACTGGCCTGCCATGCTGATGTCGGCGGAACTACCTTTACCCGGCAAGATTTTTGGTCATGGCTTCTTAACTAAAGATGGACAGAAGATGGGTAAAAGCTTAGGTAATGTGGTTGATCCCTTTGACCTAACGCAGCGCTACGGCTCGGATGCGGTTCGCTACTACTTTCTTAAAGAGATCGAGTTTGGACGCGATGGAGACTTTAACGAGACTCGGTTTGTCAATATTCTCAATGCTGACTTGGCGAATGATTTGGGCAATCTACTGAATCGGACGCTGAAGATGGTGTTGAAGTATGGGAAGGCACAAGTTCCTAATATCTCTCCTGATGTTGTTCCTAAGGACAGCATTCTGCGATCGAAAGGAGAAGTGCTGAGCAGTGTAGTCACCCAAGCTTACGAAGCCTTGGCGTTTAGTCAAGCCTGCGAGTCTGTTCTAGCGTTGATCCGTGCCAGCAACAAGTTTGTCGATGAGCAAGCTCCCTGGACACTCTACAAGCAAGGTCAGCAGGTCGAGCTAGAGCAAGTTTTGTATACGGTCTTGGAAACCGTCCGATTAGCAGCCTATCTACTCTCTCCCGTGATCCCCAACCTGAGCAATGCTATTTATCGGCAGCTTGGCTATACTGCTGACTTTAATGACCCAAAAGTAAACCAGGTTCTGCCCTTTGCAGAGCATACAGAATGGGGTGTTCTGTCAGGAGGGCAGCCTTTAGGAGAGCCTCAGTCAATTTTTCCTCGTCTCGACCTTCCCCCTGAGGCTCTGTAA
- a CDS encoding NYN domain-containing protein, translated as MFNHHPEGDSMFTPEQVLENRGRVAIFIDGSNLFYAALQLGIEIDYTKLLCRLTGGSRLLRSFFYTGVDRTNEKQQGFLLWMRRNGYRVISKDLVQLPDGSKKANLDVEIAVDMMALVGSYDTAVLVSGDGDLAYAVDAVSYRGVRVEVVSLRSMTSDSLINVSDRYIDLDSIKEDIQKTPRQGYTYRPLSGIALEDALDD; from the coding sequence ATGTTCAACCACCACCCCGAAGGCGATTCAATGTTTACTCCCGAGCAAGTTCTTGAGAACCGGGGGCGCGTTGCAATTTTTATTGACGGCTCTAATTTGTTCTATGCAGCTTTGCAGTTGGGCATTGAGATTGACTACACCAAACTTCTTTGTCGATTAACAGGTGGTTCGCGATTGCTGCGATCGTTCTTCTACACAGGGGTCGATCGCACTAATGAAAAGCAGCAAGGTTTCTTGCTATGGATGCGGCGCAACGGCTACCGAGTCATTTCCAAAGATTTAGTGCAACTTCCTGATGGCTCTAAAAAAGCCAACCTAGATGTAGAAATTGCAGTAGACATGATGGCGCTAGTTGGTTCTTACGACACGGCTGTGTTAGTGAGTGGCGATGGCGACCTGGCTTATGCCGTTGATGCAGTTAGCTACCGGGGTGTGCGGGTCGAGGTCGTCAGCCTTCGCTCGATGACCAGCGACAGCTTGATCAATGTCTCCGATCGCTACATCGACTTAGATTCCATTAAAGAAGACATTCAGAAAACACCCCGTCAGGGCTACACTTACCGCCCCCTTTCTGGAATTGCGCTAGAAGACGCACTGGATGATTGA
- a CDS encoding 1-acyl-sn-glycerol-3-phosphate acyltransferase — MGTQTFFYHQDRVPQETAVLVVSNHRSFMDAPLLMAAIDRPIRFACHHYMGQVPVMREFVTRLGCFPLDVPEQRQQSFFHQAGRLLQSGQCVGIFPEGAQPMVQLTQPGKIGIFHRGFAHLALRAPVEDLAVLPVAIVPQTETSRSAFPLKLLSWFDPSEPLFNQSGAHPMVIYQRVDILVGRPIWISASQRQAFQGKQAKSMVTELTSYCQLEIKELMQR, encoded by the coding sequence TTGGGAACACAGACATTTTTTTATCATCAAGACCGAGTGCCGCAAGAGACGGCTGTTCTGGTGGTTAGTAACCATCGTAGCTTTATGGATGCGCCATTGTTAATGGCAGCGATCGATCGCCCCATCCGCTTTGCCTGCCATCATTACATGGGTCAGGTTCCGGTCATGCGCGAGTTTGTGACGCGGTTAGGGTGCTTCCCGCTGGATGTGCCTGAACAACGACAGCAGAGTTTCTTTCATCAAGCAGGGCGACTCCTCCAATCGGGGCAGTGTGTTGGCATTTTTCCAGAGGGCGCGCAGCCTATGGTGCAGTTGACTCAGCCTGGGAAAATAGGAATTTTTCATCGGGGTTTTGCGCACCTTGCATTGCGAGCTCCGGTAGAGGATTTGGCTGTTTTGCCAGTGGCGATCGTGCCTCAAACTGAAACGAGCCGTTCTGCTTTTCCGCTCAAGTTACTCAGTTGGTTTGATCCTTCAGAGCCTTTGTTTAACCAGTCGGGAGCACACCCAATGGTGATTTATCAGCGGGTTGATATCTTGGTGGGTCGCCCAATTTGGATCAGTGCGTCGCAGCGGCAGGCATTTCAAGGTAAACAGGCAAAATCAATGGTGACAGAGCTAACGAGTTATTGTCAGTTAGAAATTAAAGAGTTGATGCAACGGTAA